Proteins encoded within one genomic window of Borrelia parkeri:
- a CDS encoding fructose-specific PTS transporter subunit EIIC — translation MQDLFSKKLILLNYEAKSKDDVIEKMADMLNENEYLNNKEDFIKEIKKREEISGTGLEEYIAMPHAKGNFVKKHGIAILRIKGEGFDFNASDLRPSKLFFMIAVPEKTTGNTHIKTISYLNNIFNNEILRQEIMSTNDTNRFLEILLNSNTDVIMNNTSSKNFILAVTACPTGIAHTYMAAESLKRAAAELNVELKVETNGSSGVDNLIEEEEIERAKGIIIAAGKTVDKDRFNGKPLIEVGVKDGIHKAKELIQNILDNKAKIYKKKTVQGESKTTQKTGGAYKHLMNGVSFMLPFVVSGGIIIAISFMFGIKAFDPNDPSYNKIADILMQIGGGNAFFLMLPILAGYISFSIAERPGLAPGMITGLMMSKGNAGFLGGILAGFIAGYVTLAIKSISKKIIPPKISGINPVLTYPLFSVLISGFLTYFLLAPIAYINTSITNMLDSLSGTNMALLGALLGGMMAIDMGGPVNKAAYAFGIAMITAGNYIPHASVMVGGMTPPLGIALATSIFNNRFSQEEREAGKVCYFLGACFITEGVIPFAASDPFKVIPACIIGSSIGGFLSALFKVELMAPHGGIFILPIITNPLMWIISILIGALITGLLIGFMKRDKK, via the coding sequence ATGCAAGATTTATTTTCTAAAAAATTAATATTATTAAACTACGAAGCCAAAAGTAAAGATGATGTAATTGAAAAAATGGCCGACATGCTCAATGAAAATGAATATTTGAACAACAAAGAAGATTTTATAAAAGAAATTAAAAAACGAGAAGAAATAAGCGGAACAGGTCTTGAAGAATATATTGCAATGCCACATGCAAAAGGTAATTTTGTTAAAAAACATGGAATAGCTATATTACGAATTAAAGGAGAAGGGTTTGATTTTAACGCTTCCGACTTACGACCTTCAAAATTATTTTTCATGATAGCTGTACCTGAAAAAACTACAGGTAATACTCATATTAAAACAATATCTTACCTTAATAATATATTTAATAATGAAATTTTAAGACAAGAAATTATGAGTACAAATGATACAAACAGATTTTTAGAAATTCTTTTAAATAGCAACACAGATGTAATCATGAATAACACTAGTTCCAAAAATTTCATTCTAGCAGTAACCGCTTGCCCTACAGGAATTGCCCATACATACATGGCAGCTGAAAGCCTAAAACGAGCAGCAGCTGAACTAAACGTAGAGCTCAAAGTAGAAACTAATGGCTCTAGTGGCGTTGACAATCTAATAGAAGAAGAGGAGATAGAAAGAGCAAAAGGCATAATTATTGCAGCCGGAAAAACTGTAGATAAAGACAGGTTTAATGGTAAACCACTAATTGAAGTTGGTGTAAAAGATGGCATACACAAAGCAAAAGAACTCATTCAAAACATTCTTGATAACAAAGCAAAAATTTATAAGAAAAAAACAGTACAAGGAGAAAGCAAAACAACCCAAAAAACAGGTGGTGCATATAAACATTTAATGAACGGTGTATCCTTCATGCTACCATTCGTAGTGTCTGGGGGAATAATTATTGCAATATCATTCATGTTTGGCATCAAAGCTTTTGATCCAAACGATCCAAGCTATAATAAGATAGCAGATATTTTAATGCAAATCGGCGGTGGTAATGCTTTTTTCCTAATGCTTCCAATACTTGCTGGGTATATTTCATTTAGCATAGCAGAACGTCCTGGCCTTGCACCTGGAATGATTACAGGATTAATGATGAGCAAAGGAAATGCAGGATTCTTAGGGGGCATCCTAGCAGGATTTATCGCAGGATACGTAACTTTAGCAATAAAATCAATAAGTAAAAAAATAATACCACCAAAAATAAGTGGTATTAACCCCGTTTTAACCTACCCGCTTTTCTCAGTACTAATATCAGGATTTTTAACATATTTCTTACTAGCACCAATTGCATATATTAATACATCTATAACAAATATGTTAGATTCACTAAGCGGAACAAATATGGCATTACTGGGTGCACTACTTGGTGGAATGATGGCAATAGACATGGGTGGTCCTGTAAACAAAGCTGCTTATGCATTTGGAATTGCAATGATAACTGCTGGGAATTATATACCTCATGCAAGTGTAATGGTAGGAGGAATGACGCCTCCACTTGGAATCGCACTTGCAACTAGCATTTTCAATAATAGATTTTCACAAGAAGAACGTGAAGCCGGTAAAGTTTGTTACTTTTTAGGTGCATGTTTCATAACGGAAGGAGTGATTCCTTTTGCAGCCTCAGACCCTTTCAAGGTAATACCTGCTTGCATAATAGGGTCATCTATCGGAGGTTTTTTGTCTGCATTATTTAAAGTAGAGCTTATGGCTCCACACGGCGGTATCTTTATTCTTCCAATAATAACCAACCCATTAATGTGGATAATATCTATCCTCATAGGTGCTTTAATAACAGGTCTATTAATAGGATTTATGAAAAGAGATAAGAAATAA